In the Topomyia yanbarensis strain Yona2022 chromosome 3, ASM3024719v1, whole genome shotgun sequence genome, one interval contains:
- the LOC131692860 gene encoding josephin-like protein isoform X4 has translation MGASTVYHEKQIKELCALHALNNLFQDRDCYNKVQLDEICRNLAPNDYINPHRSILGLGNYDINVIITALQLKNCEAIWFDKRKDPSCIDTSNIVGFILNVPSNYKVGFVRLPLQRRHWITVKSINGEYWNLDSKLDTPQLIGNYTFLAFRILLISNWYHLDTVSPKSHVMRVC, from the exons ATGGGTGCATCAACTGTATACCACGAAAAGCAAATTAAAGAGTTGTGTGCCCTCCACGCATTGAATAATTTATTCCAAG ATAGGGATTGTTACAATAAGGTCCAGCTTGATGAAATATGTCGTAATTTGGCTCCCAACGACTATATAAATCCTCACAG ATCAATTCTCGGTCTCGGAAATTACGATATAAACGTCATTATTACGGCACTACAACTGAAAAATTGCGAAGCTATTTGGTTCGATAAACGAAA AGACCCTTCTTGCATCGACACATCTAACATAGTTGGTTTTATATTAAACGTACCATCAAATTATAAGGTAGGCTTTGTTCGACTACCACTCCAGAGAAGACACTGGATTACCGTGAAGAGTATTAATGGTGAATACTGGAACTTGGATTCCAAGCTCGACACTCCACAACTTATCGGAAAT TACACATTTCttgcgtttcggattctcctcatcagtaactggtaTCATCTGGACACAGTAAGTCCAAAAAGTCACGTGATGAGGGTTTGTTAA
- the LOC131692860 gene encoding josephin-like protein isoform X6 gives MGASTVYHEKQIKELCALHALNNLFQDRDCYNKVQLDEICRNLAPNDYINPHRSILGLGNYDINVIITALQLKNCEAIWFDKRKDPSCIDTSNIVGFILNVPSNYKVGFVRLPLQRRHWITVKSINGEYWNLDSKLDTPQLIGNYTFLAFRILLISNWYHLDTNHA, from the exons ATGGGTGCATCAACTGTATACCACGAAAAGCAAATTAAAGAGTTGTGTGCCCTCCACGCATTGAATAATTTATTCCAAG ATAGGGATTGTTACAATAAGGTCCAGCTTGATGAAATATGTCGTAATTTGGCTCCCAACGACTATATAAATCCTCACAG ATCAATTCTCGGTCTCGGAAATTACGATATAAACGTCATTATTACGGCACTACAACTGAAAAATTGCGAAGCTATTTGGTTCGATAAACGAAA AGACCCTTCTTGCATCGACACATCTAACATAGTTGGTTTTATATTAAACGTACCATCAAATTATAAGGTAGGCTTTGTTCGACTACCACTCCAGAGAAGACACTGGATTACCGTGAAGAGTATTAATGGTGAATACTGGAACTTGGATTCCAAGCTCGACACTCCACAACTTATCGGAAAT TACACATTTCttgcgtttcggattctcctcatcagtaactggtaTCATCTGGACACA AATCACGCttga